Within Sinorhizobium sp. RAC02, the genomic segment CGCCTCGAAGGCGCTCGGCAACAACACCGCCTGGGAAACCCAGAACGACATTCGCGCCAGGATGGGCATGAACCCCATGGGTGGCGGCGACGAACTTCCGAAACGAAGCGAGGCAGGAAATGGACCTGGAAACCAAGTTCGCCAAGATTGAGGCGGATGCCGTTGCCGAGGACGGCACCATCTCAGGGTATGCGTCGCGCTTCGGCATGAAGGATCACGGTGGCGATATCGTCGTGGCTGGTGCGTTTGCGAAGAGCCTGACCGAACGACGACCGCTCATGCTTTGGAGCCACGACCTTCAACAGCCGATCGGCATGTGGACGAAAAGCGAAGAAGACGCTGTTGGCCTGCGGGTTGAAGGCAAGCTCGCGCTTACCACGGCGAAAGGCCGGGAAGCCTACGACCTTCTCAAGATGGGCGCCATCAACGGTATGTCTATCGGCTACAAAGCCATAAAGACCGGGCGGGAAGGCGCGGCGCGCCTGCTCAAGGAAGTGGCGCTGTTCGAAGTTTCGATCACGCCGCTGCCGATGTTGGACTCGGCAACGATCGACGCCGTGAAAAGCGTTGACGATATCAT encodes:
- a CDS encoding HK97 family phage prohead protease produces the protein MDLETKFAKIEADAVAEDGTISGYASRFGMKDHGGDIVVAGAFAKSLTERRPLMLWSHDLQQPIGMWTKSEEDAVGLRVEGKLALTTAKGREAYDLLKMGAINGMSIGYKAIKTGREGAARLLKEVALFEVSITPLPMLDSATIDAVKSVDDIISATKSGDFAPLKRAVEGALRDAGFPAWLAKAQAALAPQALGDGSRDASASEIAKLIKEKFSFL